In one Oncorhynchus masou masou isolate Uvic2021 chromosome 23, UVic_Omas_1.1, whole genome shotgun sequence genomic region, the following are encoded:
- the LOC135510352 gene encoding galactose-3-O-sulfotransferase 2-like, with the protein MVFKRRARRMRLGLGCHRVGPTWLWKALLVFVAIAFAGQLLGVIYNKSLQQDRSWWLFSSDGQGPSLGFCRPRSHVMFLKTHKTASSTVLNILYRYGEEKDLRFALPLGYQFGYPLPFNAHRVKGYRGPRVAEFSIMGNHMRFNKPEVEKVMPADTFYFSILRDPVALTESSYAYYKAVAPAFRKAKGLGDFADNPQKYYDPRLRNNHYARNLLWFDFGLDHNANFSTTLTQRGEVAIRRAFKLILVSEHFDESMVLLRHALCWPLDAVVSFSLNARQQKSNGGSSWVDKAAAAQPPVMPLTDNQRQKLREWNALDWHLYQAFNRSFWDEVDRFGRARMDQEVILLRTRRELLAKACLREGGRPVEASRIRDKNIRPFQSGLVKILGYELQPGLDNATRQACLRMIRPEIQYKDLLDARQFPRAAPQPAQAPPPAIPAGGAYMRKGPSSQLRTRELGVEGGGRMGEEERDWDGSRLSRSSNNNNQTLVRDRGGREGKRNIR; encoded by the exons CCTCCAGCAGGACAGGTCGTGGTGGTTGTTCTCATCCGATGGCCAGGGCCCGTCTCTGGGCTTCTGTCGGCCCCGCAGCCACGTCATGTTCCTGAAAACCCACAAGACAGCCAGCAGCACCGTCCTCAACATTCTCTACCGATACGGAGAG GAGAAGGATCTGCGCTTTGCCCTGCCTCTGGGGTATCAGTTCGGCTACCCCCTCCCTTTCAACGCCCACAGGGTGAAAGGTTACAGAGGGCCCCGTGTGGCAGAATTCAGCATCATGGGAAACCACATGCGCTTCAACAAACCAGAG GTAGAGAAGGTGATGCCAGCCGACACCTTCTATTTCTCCATCCTTCGTGACCCTGTAGCGCTCACTGAGTCGTCCTACGCCTACTACAAAGCCGTTGCCCCTGCCTTCAGGAAAGCCAAAG GCCTGGGAGACTTCGCCGACAACCCCCAGAAGTACTACGACCCCCGTCTCCGTAACAACCACTACGCTCGCAACCTGCTGTGGTTCGACTTCGGCCTGGACCACAACGCCAACTTCTCCACCACACTGACGCAACGAGGTGAAGTGGCCATTCGACGTGCCTTCAAACTCATCCTGGTCTCGGAGCACTTCGACGAATCCATGGTACTGCTCCGCCACGCCCTCTGTTGGCCTCTGGATGCTGTCGTCTCCTTTAGCCTGAACGCCCGGCAGCAAAAGTCCAATGGAGGCAGCTCCTGGGTGGATAAAGCGGCCGCTGCTCAGCCCCCCGTCATGCCTCTCACAGACAACCAACGGCAGAAGCTCCGGGAGTGGAACGCCCTGGACTGGCACCTCTATCAGGCATTCAACCGCTCCTTCTGGGATGAAGTGGATCGCTTTGGGAGAGCCAGAATGGACCAAGAGGTCATTCTACTCCGGACCCGCCGGGAGTTGCTGGCTAAAGCTTGCCTGAGGGAAGGCGGGAGGCCGGTAGAGGCAAGCCGCATCCGGGACAAGAACATCAGGCCCTTCCAGAGCGGTTTGGTGAAGATCCTAGGATATGAGCTCCAGCCTGGGCTGGACAACGCTACCCGTCAGGCCTGTCTGAGGATGATCAGGCCGGAGATCCAGTATAAAGACCTGCTGGATGCCAGGCAGTTCCCCAGGGCAGCTCCCCAGCCTGCCCAGGCTCCGCCCCCAGCTATCCCTGCTGGGGGAGCCTACATGAGGAAAGGCCCCTCCTCCCAACTCAGGACAAGAGAGCtgggagtggaggggggagggaggatgggggaggaggagagggactgggacgGGAGTCGGTTATCgcgtagtagtaataataataaccaaACATTGGTCCGAGATAGAGGtggaagagaggggaaaaggaaCATAAGATAG